Proteins found in one Thermaerobacter subterraneus DSM 13965 genomic segment:
- the ftsX gene encoding permease-like cell division protein FtsX, which produces MRFETLGYFLREALTGIRRNGFMSFASASTVFVSLVVLSLLLVVAANVRHLAAYVESQVAVVAFLAPGTGRAEGRALEQRIAGMEGVAGTRFVTREEALQDLKTMFGDRADLLEGVEQENPLRDSIEVRLADPRYGEKVAAALRQSAGVEDVKYRRDLADRIRRVGDAVRTGSAVLVGLLAVTTLFLISNTIRLTVYARRREIQIMKLVGATDWFIRWPLIIEGILLGLAGAGAAAALAWWGYDRLLVEVTRAMPFIPLVPREPLLPQVAQVVVLGGALLGALGSSLSLRRHLRV; this is translated from the coding sequence GTGCGATTTGAGACGCTCGGGTACTTCCTGCGCGAGGCGTTGACGGGGATCCGGCGCAACGGGTTCATGAGCTTTGCGTCGGCATCCACGGTGTTCGTTTCCCTGGTGGTGCTGAGCCTGCTGCTGGTGGTGGCGGCCAACGTCCGCCACCTGGCGGCCTACGTCGAGTCGCAGGTCGCGGTGGTAGCCTTCCTGGCGCCGGGTACCGGCCGCGCCGAGGGCCGGGCGCTGGAGCAGCGCATCGCCGGCATGGAGGGCGTGGCCGGCACCCGGTTCGTCACCCGGGAAGAAGCCTTGCAGGACCTGAAGACGATGTTCGGCGACCGCGCCGACCTGCTGGAGGGCGTGGAGCAGGAGAACCCGCTGCGCGACTCCATCGAAGTCCGCCTGGCGGATCCGCGCTATGGCGAGAAGGTGGCCGCGGCGCTGCGCCAGTCGGCCGGGGTGGAAGACGTCAAGTACCGCCGCGACCTGGCGGACCGCATCCGCCGCGTCGGTGACGCGGTGCGGACGGGTTCCGCCGTGCTGGTGGGCTTGCTGGCGGTCACCACCCTGTTCCTCATCTCCAACACCATCCGGCTGACGGTGTACGCCCGCCGGCGGGAGATCCAGATCATGAAGCTGGTCGGGGCCACCGACTGGTTCATTCGCTGGCCCCTGATCATCGAAGGCATCCTGCTGGGGCTGGCCGGGGCAGGGGCGGCGGCCGCTCTGGCCTGGTGGGGATATGACCGGCTGCTGGTCGAGGTGACCCGGGCGATGCCCTTCATCCCCCTGGTACCCCGGGAGCCGCTGCTGCCGCAGGTGGCGCAGGTGGTGGTGCTGGGCGGAGCCCTCCTGGGAGCCCTGGGCAGCTCCTTGTCCCTGCGCCGGCACCTGCGGGTCTGA
- the prfB gene encoding peptide chain release factor 2 (programmed frameshift), whose translation MWDEVLRRIRALRPRLDELRDDLDLAGKRREIERIEQAMTEPGFWDDPERAQHQVRQLKVLKGPVERYEALDRQLEDLQVLAELAAEEADVSVIPELEEGIAQVEEGLRQLELELLLTGPYDGYDAIVSLHPGAGGTESQDWAQMLWRMYTRWAEDRGYQVEVLDLLEGEEAGIKSVTFAVRGPNAYGYLRSEHGVHRLVRISPFDAAGRRHTSFASVDVLPDLGDSPEIEIRPEDLRIDVFRAGGHGGQHVNKTESAVRIVHLPTGIVATCQNERSQHSNRETAMKILKARLARYYEEQRLKEIAALRGDVGEIAWGNQIRSYVFQPYTLVKDHRTGVEVGNVQAVMDGQLDVFINAYLKWEAARSGKLGARSGEGPGQARDAAAARGQGE comes from the exons ATGTGGGATGAGGTGCTGCGCCGCATCCGGGCCCTGCGCCCGCGGCTTGACGAATTGAGGGATGATCTT GACCTCGCCGGGAAGCGGCGGGAGATCGAGCGCATCGAGCAAGCCATGACGGAACCCGGTTTCTGGGATGATCCGGAGCGGGCCCAGCACCAGGTCCGGCAGCTGAAGGTCCTCAAGGGGCCCGTGGAGCGCTACGAGGCCCTGGACCGCCAGCTGGAGGACCTGCAGGTGCTGGCCGAACTGGCAGCGGAGGAGGCCGACGTCTCGGTCATCCCGGAGCTGGAAGAAGGCATCGCGCAAGTGGAGGAGGGCCTGCGGCAGCTGGAGCTGGAGCTGCTGCTGACGGGGCCGTACGACGGGTACGACGCCATCGTCTCCCTGCACCCCGGTGCCGGCGGGACCGAGTCCCAGGACTGGGCCCAGATGCTCTGGCGGATGTATACCCGCTGGGCGGAAGACCGGGGCTACCAGGTGGAGGTCCTGGACCTGCTGGAGGGCGAGGAGGCGGGCATCAAGAGCGTCACCTTTGCCGTCCGCGGGCCCAATGCCTACGGTTACCTGCGTAGCGAGCACGGGGTGCACCGGCTGGTGCGCATCTCGCCCTTCGACGCCGCGGGGCGGCGCCATACCTCCTTCGCTTCGGTGGACGTCCTGCCCGATCTGGGGGACAGCCCCGAGATCGAGATCCGGCCGGAGGACCTGCGTATCGACGTCTTCCGGGCGGGGGGTCACGGGGGCCAGCACGTCAACAAGACCGAGTCGGCGGTGCGCATCGTGCACCTGCCTACGGGGATCGTGGCCACGTGCCAGAACGAGCGCTCCCAGCACTCCAACCGGGAGACGGCCATGAAGATCCTTAAGGCCCGCCTGGCCCGCTACTACGAGGAACAGCGCCTGAAGGAGATCGCAGCCCTGCGGGGTGACGTGGGCGAGATCGCCTGGGGCAACCAGATCCGATCCTACGTTTTCCAGCCCTACACCCTGGTCAAGGACCACCGCACCGGGGTGGAAGTCGGCAACGTCCAGGCGGTGATGGACGGCCAGCTGGACGTGTTCATCAACGCGTATCTGAAGTGGGAGGCCGCGCGGAGCGGGAAGCTGGGGGCGCGCAGCGGGGAGGGGCCCGGCCAGGCCCGGGATGCGGCGGCCGCCCGGGGTCAGGGCGAGTAG
- the secA gene encoding preprotein translocase subunit SecA codes for MLGLLRNLFNYNEREIRRLSREVERINALEPEMVRLTDAELRGKTGEFRQRLAAGETLDDLLPEAFAVVREAARRTLGMRPFDVQLMGGIVLHEGKVAEMKTGEGKTLVATMPAYLNALLGRGVHIVTVNDYLPRRDAEWMGRIYRFLGLTVGVIVHGLSFDERRRAYAADITYGTNNEFGFDYLRDNMALYPDQIVQRELYYAIVDEVDSILIDEARTPLIISGMADKPTELYYQFAQIARKLERDRDYTVDEKARTVAPTEEGVHRVEQMLGVENLYAPDNPVDYAHYLINALKAKELMRRDVDYVVKDGQVIIVDEFTGRLMFGRRYSDGLHQAIEAKENLKIERESQTLATITFQNYFRMYQKLAGMTGTAATEEEEFSKIYGLDVVVIPTNKPMIRRDLPDVIYKTEAAKFRAVVEEIAECHRRGQPVLVGTISIEKSERLSEMLKRRGIPHQVLNAKYHEREAEIIAQAGRVGAVTIATNMAGRGTDILLGGNPEFLARQRMRKLGYEPDVISAVSGQLDPDDPELAEARRDYLRLLEEAKRETEAEHQRVVELGGLHIIGTERHESRRIDNQLRGRAGRQGDPGSSRFYLSLEDDLMRLFGSDSIRSIMDRLGVEEDEPIEHPLITRAIENAQRKVEHRNFTLRKQVLEYDDVMNKQREVIYAERRKVLSGEDVHEHILGMMDDIIQHALDNYCNEHAHPEEWNLEGLVEYLEGNYLPAGTLKAEELADLGRDALAQEIKAAFLRIYEEKEKAIGSAMMRELERVVLLRAVDQKWVDHLAAMDDLRDGIGLRAYGQRDPLLEYKFEAFEMFQQMIESIKEDVIRILMHMEVRPGQAEPQRRRVAVGAREESGRVPVFALAAGAGGEHEDGQGLAPARAGAGPMGAAASPAQGPREPVRVQKVGRNDPCPCGSGKKYKKCCGRTA; via the coding sequence ATGCTGGGGCTGTTGCGCAACCTGTTCAACTACAACGAGCGGGAGATCCGGCGCCTGTCGCGAGAGGTCGAGCGGATCAACGCCCTCGAGCCGGAGATGGTGCGTCTCACCGACGCCGAGCTCCGCGGCAAGACCGGCGAGTTCCGCCAGCGCCTGGCCGCCGGGGAGACGCTGGACGATCTTTTGCCCGAGGCTTTTGCCGTCGTCCGGGAAGCGGCCCGGCGCACGCTGGGGATGCGGCCCTTTGATGTCCAGCTGATGGGCGGCATTGTCCTCCACGAAGGCAAGGTCGCCGAGATGAAGACCGGCGAAGGCAAGACTCTGGTGGCGACCATGCCAGCCTACCTGAACGCCCTGCTGGGACGCGGCGTCCACATCGTCACCGTGAACGACTACCTGCCGCGGCGCGACGCCGAGTGGATGGGCCGGATCTACCGCTTCCTGGGCCTGACGGTGGGTGTCATCGTCCACGGGCTGAGCTTTGACGAGCGCCGCCGGGCCTATGCGGCCGACATCACCTATGGCACCAACAACGAGTTCGGCTTCGACTACCTGCGGGACAACATGGCGCTGTACCCCGACCAGATCGTGCAGCGCGAGCTGTATTACGCCATCGTCGACGAGGTGGATAGCATCCTGATCGACGAGGCGCGCACGCCGCTCATCATCAGCGGCATGGCCGACAAGCCCACCGAGCTCTACTACCAGTTCGCCCAGATCGCCCGCAAGCTGGAACGGGACCGGGATTACACCGTCGACGAGAAGGCGCGCACCGTCGCACCGACGGAGGAGGGCGTCCACCGGGTCGAGCAGATGCTGGGCGTCGAGAACCTCTACGCGCCCGACAACCCCGTGGACTACGCCCACTACCTGATCAACGCCCTGAAGGCCAAGGAACTGATGCGGCGCGACGTGGACTACGTGGTGAAGGACGGCCAGGTGATCATCGTCGACGAGTTCACCGGCCGCCTGATGTTCGGCCGCCGCTACTCCGACGGGCTGCACCAGGCCATCGAGGCCAAGGAGAACCTCAAGATCGAGCGCGAGTCCCAGACCCTGGCCACCATCACCTTCCAGAACTACTTCCGCATGTACCAGAAGCTGGCCGGGATGACCGGCACGGCGGCTACGGAGGAAGAGGAGTTCTCCAAGATCTACGGCCTGGACGTCGTGGTGATCCCGACGAACAAGCCCATGATCCGGCGGGACCTGCCCGACGTGATCTACAAGACCGAGGCGGCCAAGTTCCGGGCCGTGGTGGAGGAAATCGCGGAGTGCCACCGGCGCGGCCAGCCGGTGCTGGTCGGCACCATCTCCATCGAAAAGTCCGAGCGCCTCAGCGAGATGCTCAAGCGCCGCGGCATCCCGCACCAGGTGCTGAACGCCAAGTACCACGAGCGGGAAGCGGAGATCATCGCCCAGGCCGGCCGCGTGGGCGCGGTGACCATCGCCACCAACATGGCCGGGCGCGGCACCGACATCCTGCTCGGCGGCAATCCCGAGTTCCTGGCGCGCCAGCGCATGCGGAAGCTGGGCTATGAGCCCGACGTGATCAGCGCCGTCTCCGGACAGCTGGACCCGGACGACCCGGAGCTGGCCGAGGCCCGCCGCGATTACCTGCGCCTCCTGGAAGAGGCCAAGCGCGAGACCGAAGCGGAGCATCAGCGGGTGGTCGAACTCGGCGGCCTGCACATCATCGGGACCGAGCGGCACGAGTCCCGGCGCATCGACAACCAGCTGCGGGGCCGCGCCGGGCGCCAGGGAGACCCCGGCTCGTCCCGGTTCTACCTTTCCTTGGAAGACGACCTGATGCGGCTGTTTGGCTCGGACAGCATCCGGAGCATCATGGACCGCCTGGGTGTGGAAGAAGACGAGCCCATCGAGCATCCCCTGATCACCCGCGCCATCGAGAACGCCCAGCGCAAGGTGGAGCATCGCAACTTCACCCTGCGCAAGCAGGTGCTCGAGTACGACGACGTGATGAACAAGCAGCGCGAGGTGATCTACGCCGAACGCCGGAAGGTGCTGAGCGGCGAGGACGTGCACGAGCACATCCTGGGCATGATGGACGACATCATCCAGCATGCCCTGGACAACTACTGCAACGAGCACGCCCACCCCGAAGAGTGGAACCTGGAAGGGCTCGTGGAGTACCTGGAGGGCAACTACCTGCCCGCCGGCACCCTCAAGGCGGAGGAATTGGCCGACCTGGGCCGCGATGCGCTGGCCCAGGAGATCAAGGCCGCGTTCCTCCGGATCTATGAGGAGAAGGAGAAGGCCATCGGCAGCGCCATGATGCGCGAGCTGGAGCGGGTCGTGCTGCTCCGGGCGGTGGATCAGAAGTGGGTCGACCACCTGGCGGCCATGGACGATTTGCGGGACGGCATCGGCCTCCGGGCCTACGGCCAGCGGGACCCGCTGCTGGAGTACAAGTTCGAGGCCTTCGAGATGTTCCAGCAGATGATCGAAAGCATCAAGGAAGACGTGATCCGCATCCTGATGCACATGGAGGTCCGGCCGGGCCAGGCCGAGCCCCAGCGCCGGCGAGTGGCCGTGGGGGCCCGGGAGGAAAGCGGGCGGGTGCCGGTGTTCGCCCTGGCGGCGGGTGCCGGCGGAGAGCACGAGGACGGTCAGGGCTTGGCCCCTGCCCGGGCCGGTGCCGGTCCCATGGGCGCGGCGGCCTCGCCGGCCCAGGGCCCGCGGGAGCCGGTGCGGGTGCAAAAGGTGGGGCGAAACGACCCTTGCCCTTGCGGGAGTGGGAAGAAGTATAAGAAATGTTGTGGCCGGACGGCCTGA
- a CDS encoding murein hydrolase activator EnvC family protein, which yields MAWWRGPWFARWGEDEPWAGNVQPRGVRKLLGRAGAKSGRPGTGALEGCRGGCRGEGAPAGGGAPERPLPVPNAGSSPARDAGGGTAVRTRTGEAPGRPGRNRRAVRRRGTRAVTVLVAAALVAGVLSGVAGPAPAPVRAASSISELRQKINEANETLRQLEQRQAEAQRKLKALKQDEASIAERVRILEAQIRETRVKLAELTEKVREAEARVEAKQQEIDEATRQLEQREDYVARRIRAIQENGTVGVLEVLFEANSFSDFLTRLDLLSQILRHDLDVMAQVQAERERLVAEKKELDAERQKLVALKAEVERQQRQLNATVASHKDELARLAEQRRRMEEHLEALEADSKEVERLLKNLQADLKRQLEALNRNRAPRSGGRFLWPVPGEYTITSGFNPARRHPIYGTVRPHTGIDIDGQGPPDPNPSTWDEIVAADDGIVVASRYMSGYGNTIIIAHDETYSTLYGHLSRRYVEPGQVVRRGQVIGLMGTTGASTGTHLHFGVWVNGQPVNPMPYLR from the coding sequence ATGGCGTGGTGGCGAGGGCCGTGGTTTGCGCGCTGGGGGGAGGACGAGCCCTGGGCCGGAAACGTGCAGCCCCGGGGTGTTCGCAAGCTCCTGGGGCGGGCGGGCGCGAAGAGCGGCCGGCCGGGGACCGGCGCCCTCGAGGGGTGCCGCGGCGGGTGCCGTGGCGAGGGGGCGCCGGCCGGCGGGGGTGCGCCGGAAAGGCCGCTGCCGGTTCCCAACGCCGGGTCGTCCCCGGCCCGTGACGCTGGGGGCGGGACCGCCGTCCGGACCAGGACAGGGGAGGCTCCGGGCCGGCCGGGTCGCAACCGGAGGGCGGTGCGGCGCCGGGGGACGCGGGCCGTCACGGTGCTGGTGGCGGCCGCCCTGGTGGCGGGGGTGCTGTCCGGGGTGGCCGGACCGGCGCCGGCTCCGGTGCGGGCGGCAAGCTCCATCAGCGAGCTCCGCCAGAAGATCAACGAGGCCAACGAGACCCTGCGCCAGCTGGAGCAGCGCCAGGCGGAAGCCCAGCGCAAGCTGAAGGCGCTCAAGCAGGACGAGGCCTCCATCGCCGAGCGGGTGCGGATTCTGGAGGCCCAGATCCGTGAAACCCGGGTGAAGCTGGCGGAGCTGACGGAGAAGGTGCGCGAGGCCGAGGCCCGGGTGGAAGCGAAGCAGCAGGAGATCGACGAAGCCACCCGCCAGCTGGAGCAACGGGAAGATTACGTGGCCCGGCGGATTCGGGCGATTCAAGAGAACGGCACCGTGGGCGTGCTGGAGGTTCTCTTCGAGGCCAACAGCTTCTCCGACTTCCTGACCCGCCTCGACCTCTTGAGCCAGATCCTGCGCCACGACCTGGACGTGATGGCCCAGGTGCAGGCGGAGCGGGAGCGCCTGGTGGCCGAGAAAAAGGAGCTGGACGCCGAGCGCCAGAAGCTGGTGGCGCTGAAGGCCGAGGTGGAGCGGCAGCAGAGGCAGCTCAACGCCACCGTTGCCAGCCACAAGGACGAGCTGGCCAGGCTGGCGGAACAGCGGCGGCGCATGGAAGAGCACCTTGAGGCCCTGGAGGCCGACTCCAAGGAAGTGGAAAGGCTGCTGAAGAACCTGCAGGCGGATCTGAAGCGCCAGCTGGAGGCGCTCAACCGCAACCGGGCGCCCCGGAGCGGGGGCCGCTTCCTGTGGCCGGTGCCCGGCGAGTACACCATCACCTCCGGGTTCAACCCGGCCCGCCGCCATCCCATCTACGGGACGGTGCGGCCCCACACGGGGATTGACATCGACGGCCAGGGGCCGCCGGACCCGAATCCCAGCACCTGGGATGAGATCGTGGCGGCCGACGACGGCATCGTGGTGGCCTCGCGCTACATGTCGGGTTACGGCAACACCATCATCATCGCCCACGACGAGACGTACTCCACCCTGTACGGCCATCTGAGCCGCCGCTACGTGGAGCCGGGCCAGGTGGTGCGGCGGGGGCAGGTCATCGGGCTGATGGGCACCACGGGTGCGTCCACCGGAACCCACCTCCATTTTGGGGTTTGGGTCAACGGCCAGCCCGTCAACCCCATGCCGTACCTGCGTTGA
- a CDS encoding DUF5317 domain-containing protein, whose protein sequence is MFLFALALAMLVGWLRGGTIVNVARLPLRWGLAVPVPFAIRAVLLHTEASSNPWLHHWSPVLQGIAYGSMVILALVNRHLPGAAFLITGTLANALVIMANGGRMPVSEWAVRVAAGGADRATALTLLRMEDSLTHQLLGPGTRLPWLADIIPLPRPFPFPSVASAGDVVLAIGLMWLILAAMGKRAGTAVDESGHPDPGAGPAKRALDRCGSL, encoded by the coding sequence ATGTTCCTTTTTGCCTTGGCTTTGGCCATGCTTGTTGGCTGGTTGCGAGGCGGCACCATTGTTAATGTGGCAAGGCTCCCGTTGCGCTGGGGGCTGGCCGTGCCTGTGCCCTTTGCCATTCGCGCCGTGCTGCTGCACACCGAGGCTTCGAGCAATCCATGGCTCCATCATTGGTCACCCGTACTGCAGGGAATAGCTTATGGGTCAATGGTCATTCTTGCTCTGGTCAATCGCCACCTCCCCGGGGCAGCCTTCCTGATTACGGGAACCCTCGCCAATGCCCTCGTCATCATGGCCAACGGTGGGCGGATGCCGGTCAGTGAATGGGCGGTTCGGGTTGCCGCCGGGGGGGCGGACCGGGCTACGGCCCTCACCCTTCTGCGTATGGAGGACAGCCTCACCCACCAGCTGCTGGGACCGGGGACGCGGCTTCCCTGGCTGGCGGACATCATCCCTTTGCCTCGACCCTTCCCCTTCCCCTCCGTCGCAAGTGCGGGAGATGTAGTGCTGGCAATCGGCCTGATGTGGCTCATCCTGGCGGCCATGGGGAAGCGGGCCGGGACGGCCGTTGATGAATCGGGCCACCCTGACCCGGGCGCAGGTCCGGCGAAGCGGGCACTGGATCGGTGTGGCTCGCTATGA
- a CDS encoding PDZ domain-containing protein — protein MKGSLELWGLPLGELARLLAADTLPAALLNPGTAPLFLLVLGLVAFQYARIGQMEARLYGRPLVPLWHRVLTAIAAGLLGGFIGGLVITAAGVVLEPRDVTPLWPVALGLALIRPRFLCFAYATGLIGASHLLLGWPQVHVPGLVALVGALHLAEAVLVYVDGAEGATPVLARNGRGEVVGGFLLQRFWPVPAAILVLVNLTAPGGGIEMPSWWPLVGPADPARLNAAGWIVVALPLVAGLGYSDLALTATPGSRSRQTALVMVLYSAALMAMAALAERDARWLWPAVLASPLLHEGMIQLGIARERWGRPLFGPPAQGARVLWVWPRSPAAALGLHAGDVILTANGRPVRRESDLGAVSMDLWEGPPRVVDLELEIQRGNRRLTRRLKRFDPGAPFGALLVPPPGDPVSPLIDLSRGKHLFGA, from the coding sequence ATGAAGGGGTCTCTCGAGCTCTGGGGATTGCCGCTCGGGGAGCTGGCCCGGCTGCTGGCCGCCGACACCCTGCCGGCGGCCCTGCTCAACCCGGGCACGGCGCCCCTCTTCCTCCTGGTCCTGGGGCTGGTGGCCTTTCAGTACGCCCGCATCGGGCAGATGGAAGCCCGGCTCTACGGCCGGCCGCTGGTGCCGTTGTGGCACCGGGTGCTGACGGCCATCGCGGCGGGCTTGCTGGGCGGGTTCATCGGAGGGCTGGTGATCACGGCGGCCGGCGTGGTGCTCGAGCCCCGGGACGTCACCCCGCTGTGGCCCGTGGCGCTGGGGCTGGCGCTCATCCGGCCGCGCTTCCTTTGCTTTGCCTACGCCACCGGGCTGATCGGGGCCAGCCACCTGCTGCTGGGGTGGCCCCAGGTCCATGTACCGGGGCTGGTGGCCCTGGTGGGGGCGTTGCACCTGGCCGAGGCCGTGCTGGTTTACGTCGACGGGGCCGAGGGGGCCACGCCGGTCCTGGCGCGCAACGGTCGCGGCGAGGTGGTGGGCGGGTTCCTCCTGCAGCGGTTCTGGCCGGTGCCGGCGGCCATCCTGGTGCTGGTCAACCTGACGGCGCCGGGCGGTGGCATCGAGATGCCCTCCTGGTGGCCGCTGGTCGGACCCGCCGATCCTGCGCGGTTGAACGCTGCGGGCTGGATCGTGGTCGCGCTGCCCCTCGTAGCGGGCCTTGGCTACTCCGACCTGGCCCTGACGGCCACCCCGGGCTCCCGCTCCCGGCAGACGGCCCTGGTGATGGTCCTCTACAGTGCCGCCCTGATGGCCATGGCGGCCCTGGCGGAGCGGGACGCCCGGTGGCTGTGGCCGGCCGTCCTGGCGTCGCCGCTCCTGCACGAGGGAATGATCCAGCTGGGAATTGCCCGCGAGCGGTGGGGGCGCCCCCTCTTTGGCCCGCCCGCCCAGGGGGCCCGGGTGCTCTGGGTCTGGCCGCGGTCGCCGGCAGCGGCGCTGGGCCTGCATGCGGGCGACGTGATCCTCACGGCGAACGGGCGGCCCGTGCGCCGGGAGAGCGATCTGGGGGCCGTGTCCATGGACCTGTGGGAGGGGCCGCCGCGGGTCGTCGACCTGGAGCTGGAGATCCAGCGGGGCAACCGGCGCCTGACCCGGCGGCTGAAGCGTTTCGACCCCGGGGCACCCTTCGGGGCGCTGCTGGTTCCTCCGCCAGGGGACCCGGTGTCGCCGCTGATCGACCTGAGTCGCGGCAAACACTTGTTTGGCGCTTGA
- a CDS encoding S41 family peptidase has product MTSFGHSFDTGPAGRQGDRPVLTLRQALAGALVLVVLTAVVTLAVSDRVEGFWLRLFPQSVALTDAEKQQLLDELVRSPNFDRFLTVFQLVRNQYVDPLPVDQLLEGATRGVVEATGDPFSAYFDPQEFREFQIDVSGHYSGIGVVVSEGKDGGVVVQTPFEGSPGATTPFEGAGPDDPVGLRPGDVIISVDGQDVTGESVEAVARRIRGPEGTQVTLEVLREGYDKPLKFVLTRRNIDVPSVQAHMLDGKIGYIHLTQFLPDTPDDFDAALDELRRQGMQGLILDLRNNPGGELQAVVRIADRLLPRGPIVHIEYRHRGRETHSSDAAALGLPLAVLVNQGSASASEILAGAIQDYGVGVLVGEHTFGKGTVQTVWPLDGKGRAGLGRQEEAGAGVKLTVARYLTPKERPIVTGKGIEPDVHVPFDLEDLKEMGDLRRDPQLRAAYQRVEQMVAGGA; this is encoded by the coding sequence ATGACGTCCTTCGGCCATTCCTTCGACACCGGACCGGCCGGGCGGCAGGGGGACCGCCCGGTCTTGACCTTGCGCCAGGCGCTGGCCGGCGCGCTGGTCCTGGTCGTCCTGACGGCGGTGGTGACCCTGGCCGTCTCCGACCGGGTGGAAGGCTTCTGGCTCCGCCTTTTCCCCCAGAGCGTGGCCCTCACCGATGCCGAAAAGCAGCAGCTGCTGGACGAGCTGGTGCGCTCGCCCAACTTCGACCGGTTCCTCACCGTGTTTCAACTGGTGAGGAACCAGTACGTCGACCCGCTGCCTGTGGACCAGCTGCTGGAAGGCGCCACCCGGGGGGTGGTCGAGGCCACGGGGGATCCCTTCTCCGCCTATTTCGATCCGCAGGAGTTTCGCGAGTTCCAGATCGACGTGTCGGGCCACTACAGCGGGATCGGCGTGGTGGTGTCGGAGGGGAAGGATGGGGGCGTGGTCGTCCAGACCCCCTTCGAAGGCTCGCCGGGGGCCACCACGCCCTTCGAAGGGGCGGGGCCGGACGATCCCGTGGGCCTGCGGCCGGGGGACGTGATCATCAGCGTCGACGGGCAGGACGTCACCGGGGAGAGCGTGGAGGCGGTGGCCCGGCGCATCCGCGGCCCCGAGGGAACCCAGGTCACCCTGGAGGTGCTTCGGGAGGGCTATGACAAGCCGCTGAAGTTCGTCCTGACGCGCCGCAACATCGACGTGCCGTCGGTGCAGGCCCACATGCTGGACGGGAAGATCGGCTACATCCACCTGACCCAGTTCCTGCCCGATACCCCCGACGACTTCGATGCAGCGCTGGACGAGCTGCGCCGGCAGGGCATGCAGGGCCTCATCCTGGACCTGCGCAACAACCCCGGGGGCGAACTCCAGGCGGTGGTGCGCATCGCGGACCGGCTCCTGCCCCGGGGGCCCATCGTCCACATCGAGTACCGCCATCGCGGCCGGGAGACCCACTCTTCCGACGCCGCGGCCCTGGGCCTGCCGCTGGCGGTCCTGGTCAACCAGGGGAGCGCCAGTGCCTCGGAGATCCTGGCGGGTGCCATCCAGGATTACGGCGTCGGGGTGCTGGTGGGCGAGCACACCTTCGGCAAAGGCACCGTGCAGACGGTGTGGCCGTTGGACGGCAAAGGCCGCGCCGGCCTGGGCCGGCAGGAGGAGGCGGGGGCGGGCGTCAAGCTGACCGTGGCCCGTTACCTGACACCGAAGGAACGACCCATCGTCACGGGCAAGGGGATCGAGCCCGACGTGCACGTGCCCTTCGACCTGGAAGACCTGAAGGAGATGGGCGACCTGCGCCGCGACCCGCAGCTCCGGGCAGCCTACCAGCGGGTTGAGCAGATGGTCGCCGGCGGCGCATGA
- the ftsE gene encoding cell division ATP-binding protein FtsE: protein MIEFINVSKVYPNGVTALQDVSLHIERGEFVFLVGPSGAGKSTLVRLIYREEVPTRGIVLVDGLNVGRMRRRDVPYLRRQMGVVFQDFKLLPNRTAYENVAFAMFVTGHTQRQIRRRVPEVLELVGLRDKAGALPSELSGGEQQRVAVARAVVNHPKILLADEPTGNLDPETAWGIMELLVEINRRGTTVVVATHAHNIVNALKRRVVRVEAGRVIADQTQGVYERAI, encoded by the coding sequence GTGATCGAGTTCATCAATGTCAGCAAGGTCTACCCCAATGGCGTCACGGCGCTTCAGGACGTCAGCCTGCACATCGAACGGGGCGAATTCGTGTTCCTGGTGGGGCCCTCGGGGGCGGGCAAGTCGACCCTGGTTCGCCTGATCTATCGCGAAGAGGTGCCCACCCGGGGCATCGTGCTGGTGGACGGCCTTAACGTGGGGCGGATGCGCCGCCGGGACGTGCCGTACCTGCGGCGGCAGATGGGCGTGGTCTTCCAGGACTTCAAGCTGCTGCCCAACCGGACGGCCTACGAAAACGTGGCCTTTGCCATGTTCGTCACGGGGCACACCCAGCGCCAGATCCGGCGCCGGGTGCCCGAGGTCCTGGAACTGGTGGGCTTGCGGGACAAGGCCGGTGCCCTGCCGTCGGAACTGTCGGGCGGCGAGCAGCAGCGGGTGGCGGTGGCCCGGGCTGTGGTCAACCACCCCAAGATCCTGCTGGCCGATGAGCCGACGGGCAACCTGGACCCCGAGACGGCGTGGGGCATCATGGAGCTTCTGGTGGAGATCAACCGGCGCGGGACCACGGTGGTGGTGGCGACCCACGCCCACAACATCGTGAACGCCCTCAAGCGGCGCGTGGTGCGGGTTGAAGCCGGCCGCGTCATTGCCGATCAGACCCAGGGGGTGTACGAGCGTGCGATTTGA